The stretch of DNA CACACTCTTCGGTCGTCGTTATCATGCCGAACTGGGCCCTGTCTCGTCTTTCTTCAGTCTCACCAAGGTGCCGGCGTAGCTCAGTTGGTAGAGCAGCGGTTTCGTAAACCGCAGGTCGCCCGTTCAATCCGGGTCGCCGGCTCCAAACCGCCAAACCTCGATCTGTTCAAACATCTGCCAAGGGATGCGTAAGGGACTCCAGCTAGCGTGGAAGAACGGGCGATCTGCGGATTCGAAGGGGATGAGCCTTCTTCGTGGGGATCGTACAAGGGGCTGGCCAATGTTTCAGGCGGACAAATGCTGAAGCTCAGGGGCGCCGCGTGTCCGGCTGCGCTGCTTTTGCCAGAATGGGATGTTTGCCCATGGCTTCTTCAATGGCGCGGAGGACCATCAGCGGGCTGGCGTCATCAGGCGACACGAGTGACGTGTAGCGGTCTTGGACCATGGAGAAGAACACCGGCTGATCCTCCGGTGCGATGCCAAGCAGGGTAGCGAGTGAGGACAGATGCTCGCCTTGCCCCTGTGCCATTTCCTGTTTCAGGCTATCAAACGTCGTTGCCGCCAAGTTGATACGTTTGTTCTTCATCACCACGCCGTCGTTCGTGCATCCTGAGGTGCCAAACGAAATGCCGAAGGTCTGGCTTCCAAATGTCCCATTCGTCGTCGCCATGAAGACTTGCGGAGCAATCTGCTTCTGGCCTCCGTAGTCAGACCAGGCGAGCTTTCCTAGTCCACATCCAGGCCCTTGGTCTGAATTTCCCATCGCGGCCGCGATGCCGGTATGGGTGATTTCCGCGCATACCGTGAGGCAGACAATGATCAACGCTCTCATGGATCCCTCCTATTTTCTGTGATTAAGAGAGGTACGATGAGCAGAACATGAACGCTCTCATGGTTCATCGCCTAGCTGAATAGTATCGCGATCCCGCACATCGTCAAAGCTATTCGGTAGATGGTGGCGAACCTATCATCGACGATAATGGAGCGGATCGGTACCTGTTCCGTTGCGATTCAGAAAGCACTTCCCGAAGTTATGAAGGTCATGAGTCGGCTACGGGACAAATGAGCCAACCATTGGCCCCTCACCTGTAACCACAGCATATTCTTCTAGGTCTGCGGTCGAACGGCGAGTCTGGTTGCGAAGTATTTCTAAAGTTGGTTGGCTTGGAATGATTGTCCAACAGTCCCATGGCCATCATGACGGAATTGGCCTGGGAGCCGCTCAGCAATGGGGTTCGGGCATTGAGCGCTACCGACTTTCTGGTAAAGCGGAATCAGCTTTGTTCTTCCGGTTAGCTTTCGTACACCACAGGTCGCTGGTTCGATCCCAGTCGCCGGCTCCAAAAAAGAAAATTGAACCAGCGACCTGATGGGATTCCAAGAGGATGTGTCCGCTTCGTGTGGATTATCCAAGGGGGCTGGTCCCCTTCGTAGGAATCGGTTGGGCAGGTTTCAGGGCCGAACCGATGACTGGTTGCCCGTTCAATCCGGGTCGCCGACTCCATACCTCCCACCACTTGCGATAAAAACCGCTGCACAAGACCCACATTTGCGTTTAGGTTGCCCCTTCCCATGGCCCTCCAGGTCCTTGTTCCATCAGATGCTGCTTCAAGACGTCCGCCAATAGGGCTGAAATATCCAAGAGCCGGCTCTTCCCGTTCTGGGCTCAAGTCAGTGGCAAGCTCGATCCAAACCGGCAATTCGTCGTTCTGTCTCTTGCGGGCTCGTTGGATTCTACTTAGAATGCGTTCTTCGTATAAGTCAGAGTCGATAGCATATGCCTCACTATGACTTGGCAGGAATAGTCGCTCGTTTGGCAGCCCAAGCACGTTGGAAGTAAACAAAGCGCAATAGGCGTTTTCTTCTTGTTTAGCCTCAAGAACCGTTTCTGAAATGCAGAAGAAGGGGAACCCTGACAAAGTGCGTTAGATATGAAGAAAATGGACTTCTCCCCTTCCACAGTAAGCAGAGTATTTCGGACCTCCTCGTTGATAAACGAACTGAAGCAAGGCTGTCTTTGGGCAAATCTTGAACGGGGACGAGCAACTCGCTATGCGAAGCTTATCGGCGAGTATTTTGCTGGTGCAGGAACCAGCCGCGAGCATGTTTTGGCATATCACGATGCCATGGAGATTGCCGAGATTTACAAATTGTGGGTGGGTAGAGTTGATAAATTCCCAGGTCTCAAAGAGAAGATTGCAGAAGCCCTAGCAAGTGGGCCGACCATTCAGGATGATGAAACCCCGCGCAATAGCGGACCTCGCAACTACGCATTTAGTTATTTTGTAGCCGGCAAACTGCTGGCGGCAGGATGCGATGTCGTTTGTGTTGATGGCATCAATCGCGAAGATGAGTCGGGACGGTGGTTTGGTGACGTGACACTTCGTCATGGCGATATTCTCCTAGACGTACAATGCAAGCGACCTCACCTAGCCGACACCGTGGAAAGGAATGTCCACCGAGCTCAAAAGCAAATCTTGAACGTCTCTCCCGGCGTTGGGATCATTGCCATGGATGCTTCGGTGTTGATCAGACCACAAGGCACTCTGGTACCTGCTAGTAGTGACAGTGCTGCCTCTGAAAAGCTAAGCAATCTCATTCAACCGCATGCCGAACGTATGGCTGTCCGAATGAAGACTCCAGAGATCGCTGGCCTTATTTGGTTCGGGCGGCTCCCGTCTGCGGTTTCTCAACTTAGTCGCATTCTTAAACCAACTGGCGGGCGATATGAACTTCCCACCAGGCTATATAGTGCCTATGAAGTTGCTGCTGTCTTAAACCCTTCTTCACCGATGGCGCACGTTTTATACGACGTGACAGATCGCTTGAAAGTCTGGATGCAATCATCGCAGAACTGATCTCACATTACCGAATCCTAACCATTAACCGGCCACCCGCACCACTACTTTCCCCATCGGTCCCCGTGCCAATCGTGCGAATCCTTTCTTGACCTCTTCGAATGAAACGATGCTGTCTACCAATGGGTGGCGTCCGATCTTCTCCAGCCGACGAACGATCTCGTTCCATGCAGCCTGGGCGGCTTGAGCCGTATAGTCTCCGACCGAGACACCGCCCATACGAATGCGGCGGAACAACAACGTCGCCGTATTGAACTCCGGGACCAGGCCTCCACTCCTGCCGACGATGCTGATCTTTCCACCATAACCGAGAAGGGCAATGACTTGAGGTAAAAGCTTGCCACCAACGCAGTCGATGGCCAGATCCACTTTCCTCGGACTGATCGAAGCAGAGACAGACTTCGCTAGATTCCTATCTTCCGGATCAAACACAAAATCAGCTCCGAGCGCTTTCAGTTTGGTTCTCTTCCGCGCGTCACGTGATAACGCAACCACGATCAAGTCCAGCGATTTCCCCAGTAAGACTGACGCCACACCGACTCCACCTGACGCGCCGGTCACGAGAAGAATTGATCGTTCCGGTGGAGGAGCGGGTGGATCGTTCCACTGAGTCAAGGCCTGCCAGGCGGTTAAGAAAACCAACGGCGCGCCGGCCATTTCTTCGAGAGACCAACCAGCAGGGAGACGGACGAGACTTTCCGCAGACACCACGACTTTCTCGGCCAGTGTTCCAGGCTTTTCCACTCCCGCGTCACAGCGAAGAATCCCGACTGTTTCACCTGGGCGGATGTCTGCCACGCGCAATCCAACGGCTTCGACATCGCCCACGCCATCACGCCCAAGAATATGCGGCAGAGCTGGTTTGGCCGGATAGAGTCCTTGCGCAAGAAACGCATCAGCTGGATTGAGCGCGGCATATCTTACTTTTAGCCGCACCTCGGTCGGGCCTGGTTGAGGATCCGGGACCTCGCCAAGCTGCAACTGTTCAACTCCGTCATAGGAGCCCATCAACCAGACGCGCATAGACTCACCCCCTCTTGGGGAGGCCCCGTGGCGGTCACAGTCATTACCCATGCGTCCGCAATGATATTACAACACACGCAACAACTGTGGCGCATAGACAATGAAGCGATTCTCAGCTAGGCTACGGTCTGAGTGGAGACCCTGGGAGCGTGAAATGAGCGAGGAAGCCAACACAGAAGCAGTGTCGAGGTTGAGAGAACTCGCCCAGCGTTTCAGGGTTCGCTTGATCCTCCAGTTTGGATCAACGGTCACAGGAACAACCCATGATCGCAGCAATCTGGACCTGGCGGTTCAATTTGAGTCCTCTCACGCGTCGTTTCAGACCGTTCTGGAGATGCAAGAGGCCTTGCAGGCGCGGTTCCCTGGATCGAAAATAGATTTGGCTATCCTCAATCGGGCGGACCCCCTCTTCCTCAAGAAAATCGTTGAGTCCTGCCGGATCCTGTTCGGGATGCCCCAAGACCTCGCCCGTCTGCGCCTCCATGCCTTCAAAGCGCACCAAGACTTTCGGCCTTACTTGGAATTGGAGCGCCGGCATGTCGCCCGGCGATTGTCAGCGCTGGTCGCGGAGCCTTCCCGCTCATGATCGACCGCGAGCTTATCATCAGAAAGATGAGCCTCATTCTCGAAGACGTAGCCGCGATGACCAGGCTGTCCCGATTGTCACGCGCGCAGTACTTGGAGGATTCCACCAATGAAACCCTGGCCGAGCGGTATCTCGAACGGGCCATCGGCCGCATGATCGACATCAATTTCCATCTGATCACCGAGTCCGGTCACGCGCCGCCCAAGGACTATCACGAATCCTTTATACGCCTTGGCAGGCTCGGCGTGATGACGTCCGATCTTGCCAAAGAGACGGCCATGGCCGCCGGGCTCCGCAACCGGATTGTGCACGAATACGATGACATCGATCCTGAGCGAGTGTATGAAGCCTTGCCTATCGCGATCCGCCGGATTCCTGTGTACTTGGACCACATTCAGCGCTTCATTGAGAAGTTGCCGCAGGGATGATGAGGTGATCGTCCAAGCGAGTAGTCTTGAAGATCACGCCGGATGATTCCACTGGTAAGCGAAGAATACCGACCGCTGAGGGCTCTTTCCCCAACCGCCGCCACCACGGTATCCTGATTGCGGATCAGTCCCTTGATGGCTTGTTCGACACGTTGCTTGGCTTGCCGAAAGCATTCTTCTGCGAGCTCCCACACTTCCGGATGCGCAGCAATCCGCTCCTGTGTCTCGGCATAGAGAGCGGTCGCTGCGATCACCAGGAGGTCTTCTCCGACCATCTCGATCCGATTTTGTCGGCCTTGATCGTCTCGAAGCGTCTGCCGATGGAGGAGCATCGCATAGAAGATCGTTCGTGCCAGGCGACGACTCGCACGTTCGACGAACAGCAATTGAGAGCGGACCTTTGGATGTTTGAACTCCGAGCCGGAGGGCAATCGGCCACCTGCCCATTGGCTTCTGAACCAAGGAATGTAGAATTTTGAGAGTTGCCACAACTCGGTCAGCTGGCGACCAGCCGTGGCCTGTTCGTCGAAGAGATGTCTCGTCCGCTGAAGATGCATGTCGAGCCCCTCGCGCGCGACGAACGGTCTTAAGATATCGGTGGCGCCTTCTCCGATTCGGTACATCTCCGCGTCGCGGACCAGTTGTTCGATGCCGAACGCAGGCTCTCCACGAAGCCACTTAGAATGGGCTGTTTCGTACCCCATCCCTCCGAAGATGACTTGGGCGTCTTTCAAGAACTGAATGGTCCTCTCGGAGCAGAAGAGTTTCGCCAGGGCCGCCTCGATCCGGACATCGTAGGTATGCTGATCCGCCATTCGCCAAGCAGTGAGCGCGAGAGCCTCCATAGCGAAGAGGTTAGAGGCCATACGGCCTAGCCTCATACGCTGTGTCTGTCTGGTACCGAGAGGCTTCTGGAAGGTGACTCGCTGATTGGCCCGATCGAGTGTGGGTTGCCACGCTTGTTTGGCCATGCCCAAGCAAATGGCAGGGATACTGACCGCCCGACCCACATTGAGGATGGTCAAGGCGTACTTGAGTCCACGACCTATTTCCCCGATGACATTCCCGGCCGGGATGTGCACATCCGTGAACGTCATATGAGCATTCTCGATGCCCCGGCAGCCTTCAAATTGACATCGTTGTCGGACATGGACACCAGGGGTCCGCATATCAAGGATGAAGGCGGTGTGAACCAGCTCGTCTGCTCCTTGCCCCTTGGGAATCGGTTCCCATATGGTTTGCCCCTTCTGTTGTGTCCTCTTGGCCGGTACCCGTGCGATCAACGTCACGTAGCGGGCGATGGGACCGTTCGTGCACCACAGTTTTTCGCCGTTCACGACAAACGTCGTCCTGGTGGAATCTAAAGTTGCCTCTGTCGCAATGTTTGCGGCGTCAGAACCAGTCATCGGCTCCGTGAGTGCGAACGCCGAAACGGCTTCCTGGGCTACAAGGGGGAGGTATGTGCGCCGCTGTTCCTCATTCCCGAACAATAGGATGGGCATGGCGATGCCGATCGATTGTGGCACGGCGACGGTCAAAGCCAGGATGTTGCTCCAACTGGCCATCAGCATAAGCGCCCGACCGTAGTTCGTGTAGGAGAAGCCGAGTCCTCCATATTGGGGTGGGATTTTCATGCCGAATGCGCCCAGTGCGAAGAGCCCCTTCAATACAGAATCGGGGATCTTCGCGGTCCGTTCGATTTCATCGGGATCGACCTGCGTCGTGAGGAATGTCTCCAGTCGTGGGCGGAATTCCTCCCAGACAGCCTGCTCTTCGGGTGACTCCTTCGGCATGACGAGGAGTGAAAAATCGGGCCTTCCGGCAAATAGCCCCGCCATGAAACTGTGGCCCGCAAGCGACTCTCGGGCTTCTTCGATCCGTTCGAACCCTTTGAACAGGGTGGCCATAATATTCCCTCAGGTGGTCATCGGCTTCGCCTCGCGGAGCAACCGCTCTCGCTCCTCGCGCGTGGTTCGGCGTATGGGTTCCACGACCTTGGTCTTGAATGGCTCGGAAGGAAATCTCATCGGACGGATCTCTGGAATCGTGTCAGTTCCGTCTGGAATGAATGGGGTCCTCCGTATTCAAACACATACCGGGTCATGTCGAAGAGCGGGGCCGGATCGAGATCCCGCAGCAAGTCCGGTTTCCACGTGATCTCCAATTGGTTGATCATCGTAATGGGTGTCGGCGGGCCGACCACGCCCAACTGCGCTTGGCCGTAGGATTGAGAGAAAATGAGAATCTCCCCGTCAAACATGGCGGCATTGAGATCTCTCGCTGCACCCTGTCGCCTGTAATCCTCCTCAAAGCGCTGGAACGTGGGAGCGCGTTCCAGCTCTTCCCTGAACGCGTAGAATATCTTGATCCCGGCTCGCTGCTGATCCTCCATGACCTGTATGGCATCCGCTACATCCGGTTCCTGCCTCATTTGCTCTTGCGCCAACACCAACAGACGTCGAACGATGACGCCGCGTTTCACTGCCTCCTGGTTCGCCAAGAGATAATTCGGATAGAGGGCCTCGCCTTTCTGCCAGATATTCCAGCGTTCCATCAACGCATCGATCGAACGTTCGGCGGTTTGGACCAGCCGGACCGCCTCGGCGTTGGCTTCCGCCCCTTTGTACGTCAGCGTTTGCGTTTCAAGCTGGCGGAGTTCTTGTCCGATGGCTGCCACCTTCCGTGGGATGTATTTCGGGCTTTTCGGGACATGAAGCATGACATCGACGGCCGTCTGCGCGAGGGTCCAGTATTCCTTGGCCTGCCGAGGAGCCTTGTCTTTCTGCGCCGCCAGCAAGAGCTCCACCGGATTCTTGTCGAGCAGTTTGGCGATTCTGATGCACACTTCCGGTTTGGGAACTTTCAGCCCGCGTCGCATGAGGTTGGCTTCCGGCTGGGCGATTCCGAGTTTCTTTGCCAAGGCGTAATCGCTGCTCAATCCATACCGACCCTTGACCAATTCAAAGTATCCTGCAATTTCCGTCATGCTGACCTCATCGGGAACTGCTCCCCCCGTCTGGGTGCGCTCGGGATGAAACGACTCACCCCTTCTTACGTCGCTCAATGCTTCATTGGAAAGTCCGCCAACTGTTCTTCCATCGTGGACGCGAGCCGGTCATCACGGCTATGTCCGTCCTGGTGCCAGGGAAGAATTCCCTCTTCCAGCCACTCAGCCTTGCCGGCAAGAATATCCTGCGCTAAGCGGAACACATGCGAGTCGTCCTGCCAGAGGGATTGCCTGAAAGAGAGTAAGGGCTTCGGATTGAACTCGTCTTCGATCTGTGAACCAAAGTGCTGCAAGAGCCTATCGGCCAACGGATGAGTCCGTATGGGCTGTTGCGCTACGTACCACAATAGCGATTCCACCGCAAAGAGTTGCATCCCGGCTTTGACCAGGTGTGTCGTCAAGAGTTGCTTACGCGCCAGGCTTTGACGATGACGGGCAGCGGCCCACAGCGACTTCTGGGCGAGTTCGCGTGACTTCTTCGTAACAAACCGTTCCCATCTCGATGTTGGTGCTGTGGAAGCAAGCCATTCTCTAATCTGAGGGGCGCGGTTGAGGGAGCGGCTCGCGACTTTGGCGAAAAAAGGCAGGGCACGCACCATTTCGCCGATCTGGAAATCCAAGAAAGCCTTACCGTGAGATACATACTCAGCCAGTCCTTCCCGTCCGATCCAGAGAGTCAAAATACCGTTCGTTCCTTCCCAAATCACATTGATCAGCGCATCTCGGACCATGCGCTCAATCGGTGCCGGCAGGTCCCCATGAAGCCGGAGCGATTCCGACGTTTCGAACCCGCGCCCCCCGTAAATGCGGAAGAGGTCGAGCACTGAGTCGAGTAGCCATTCGGTGGCGAGAATTTTTGCAGCAGCCGACTCAAGCCGCACATCGATCTTGGCGTCGGCCCAGGCCCCTGTTATGGTAACTAACGCTTCTAGCGCCAAGACCCGCGTGGCCATGCGCACAATCTTGGCCCCGATATCTGTATGTTCGCCGATCGGACGATCATATTGCACGCGTTGTTGCGCCCGGCTTCGTGCCAGCCACAAACATTGTTTTAGATTTCCCAAGCAGGCAGCGGGCAGGGTGAGCCGGCCTATCGTCAAGCTTTCCAGGGCCCGTCGTAATCCCTCTCCCTCCTCTCCCAAACGATCGGCTACTGGGACGAAGACATTGTCTAACCGGACTGTGCCGTTGTAGATGCCGCGCACACCCATATAATGGAGCCTGGCGCAGTGACATCCAGGTGTGCGGGTGTCGACGACGAAGGCGCCGAACCGCCGTTCCGGTTTGGGGCGAGTGACCTCCACGGGGTCGTTTACGATTTGAGCAATCACCACCAGGAGCGACGCTAAAAACTCATTATCCTGGCGAGGCGCGTTGGTCGTGTACAATTTTTCTCCGGTGAGTCGATAGCCTTCCAAGGTGCCCTGCTCTTGCATCGGGATAGCATAGGTTTGGAGATCCCAAATATCGCAGCCGGCTCCCCTTTCCGTGAGCGCAAAGCCTGAAATGTCGCCACGAGCGAGGCGCGGCAAGAATCGTTGTTGCTGCTCGCGGTTCCCGATGAGCTTGACCGGTTCCGCGACTCCGATCGAGTTATGCGCCGAAATCAACACCGTGGTCGCTGGGTCATGGCTTCCGAGGAGGGTCGCCACACGGTGATACTCCGATTGAGTGAAGCCGAGTCCTCCGTAGATTGTGGGTATTTTCAGTCCAAAGGCACCGATGTCCTTGAGCGCCGTGAGCACATCTTCGCCGACGTCCCCTTCTCGGTCGATGTCCTCTGCGTCAACTTTCTCGATCAGAAGGAGGCGAAGCTGTTCAAGGAACTCCTTCGCTCTGTCGCGGACCGGCGGGATCGCCTGCGTTCGGAGGAGTTCGCGGCGAACCACTCCCTCGAAGAGACCGGCCAGAAAACCTGAATAGGGAGTTCGATCCCGGGAGGCCTCCGCCACGGCGAGCGAGCCTTGAAAGAAAGGGTGCTTTTTCACTGTCGTCATCGCATCCTACTTGGCTTGGTACAGAGCGGTTCGAGCGGCGTCGAGACCAATCTTCACGCCTGTGACCGGTCGCTGTGGAGGAGAGGAGGCCGCCACGATCTGATCGAAGCGCGCCATGCGTGACGCAACACGAGGCTCAAAGCTGGTTTGTTCGACAACGATCCCATGGCGTGCGAACTGTGCTTGAACGTTCTCGTATGCTTCGCGCACCAATGTCACGACAGACAGATATCCGTCTCGCAGGAGATGTACGCGGTCCCGATAGCTCAGAAAACTTCGCTCAAACAGCAGC from Nitrospira sp. encodes:
- a CDS encoding zinc-binding alcohol dehydrogenase family protein, producing the protein MRVWLMGSYDGVEQLQLGEVPDPQPGPTEVRLKVRYAALNPADAFLAQGLYPAKPALPHILGRDGVGDVEAVGLRVADIRPGETVGILRCDAGVEKPGTLAEKVVVSAESLVRLPAGWSLEEMAGAPLVFLTAWQALTQWNDPPAPPPERSILLVTGASGGVGVASVLLGKSLDLIVVALSRDARKRTKLKALGADFVFDPEDRNLAKSVSASISPRKVDLAIDCVGGKLLPQVIALLGYGGKISIVGRSGGLVPEFNTATLLFRRIRMGGVSVGDYTAQAAQAAWNEIVRRLEKIGRHPLVDSIVSFEEVKKGFARLARGPMGKVVVRVAG
- a CDS encoding DUF86 domain-containing protein — encoded protein: MIDRELIIRKMSLILEDVAAMTRLSRLSRAQYLEDSTNETLAERYLERAIGRMIDINFHLITESGHAPPKDYHESFIRLGRLGVMTSDLAKETAMAAGLRNRIVHEYDDIDPERVYEALPIAIRRIPVYLDHIQRFIEKLPQG
- a CDS encoding acyl-CoA dehydrogenase family protein; its protein translation is MATLFKGFERIEEARESLAGHSFMAGLFAGRPDFSLLVMPKESPEEQAVWEEFRPRLETFLTTQVDPDEIERTAKIPDSVLKGLFALGAFGMKIPPQYGGLGFSYTNYGRALMLMASWSNILALTVAVPQSIGIAMPILLFGNEEQRRTYLPLVAQEAVSAFALTEPMTGSDAANIATEATLDSTRTTFVVNGEKLWCTNGPIARYVTLIARVPAKRTQQKGQTIWEPIPKGQGADELVHTAFILDMRTPGVHVRQRCQFEGCRGIENAHMTFTDVHIPAGNVIGEIGRGLKYALTILNVGRAVSIPAICLGMAKQAWQPTLDRANQRVTFQKPLGTRQTQRMRLGRMASNLFAMEALALTAWRMADQHTYDVRIEAALAKLFCSERTIQFLKDAQVIFGGMGYETAHSKWLRGEPAFGIEQLVRDAEMYRIGEGATDILRPFVAREGLDMHLQRTRHLFDEQATAGRQLTELWQLSKFYIPWFRSQWAGGRLPSGSEFKHPKVRSQLLFVERASRRLARTIFYAMLLHRQTLRDDQGRQNRIEMVGEDLLVIAATALYAETQERIAAHPEVWELAEECFRQAKQRVEQAIKGLIRNQDTVVAAVGERALSGRYSSLTSGIIRRDLQDYSLGRSPHHPCGNFSMKR
- a CDS encoding DUF3015 domain-containing protein yields the protein MRALIIVCLTVCAEITHTGIAAAMGNSDQGPGCGLGKLAWSDYGGQKQIAPQVFMATTNGTFGSQTFGISFGTSGCTNDGVVMKNKRINLAATTFDSLKQEMAQGQGEHLSSLATLLGIAPEDQPVFFSMVQDRYTSLVSPDDASPLMVLRAIEEAMGKHPILAKAAQPDTRRP
- a CDS encoding helix-turn-helix transcriptional regulator translates to MTEIAGYFELVKGRYGLSSDYALAKKLGIAQPEANLMRRGLKVPKPEVCIRIAKLLDKNPVELLLAAQKDKAPRQAKEYWTLAQTAVDVMLHVPKSPKYIPRKVAAIGQELRQLETQTLTYKGAEANAEAVRLVQTAERSIDALMERWNIWQKGEALYPNYLLANQEAVKRGVIVRRLLVLAQEQMRQEPDVADAIQVMEDQQRAGIKIFYAFREELERAPTFQRFEEDYRRQGAARDLNAAMFDGEILIFSQSYGQAQLGVVGPPTPITMINQLEITWKPDLLRDLDPAPLFDMTRYVFEYGGPHSFQTELTRFQRSVR
- a CDS encoding acyl-CoA/acyl-ACP dehydrogenase, whose protein sequence is MTTVKKHPFFQGSLAVAEASRDRTPYSGFLAGLFEGVVRRELLRTQAIPPVRDRAKEFLEQLRLLLIEKVDAEDIDREGDVGEDVLTALKDIGAFGLKIPTIYGGLGFTQSEYHRVATLLGSHDPATTVLISAHNSIGVAEPVKLIGNREQQQRFLPRLARGDISGFALTERGAGCDIWDLQTYAIPMQEQGTLEGYRLTGEKLYTTNAPRQDNEFLASLLVVIAQIVNDPVEVTRPKPERRFGAFVVDTRTPGCHCARLHYMGVRGIYNGTVRLDNVFVPVADRLGEEGEGLRRALESLTIGRLTLPAACLGNLKQCLWLARSRAQQRVQYDRPIGEHTDIGAKIVRMATRVLALEALVTITGAWADAKIDVRLESAAAKILATEWLLDSVLDLFRIYGGRGFETSESLRLHGDLPAPIERMVRDALINVIWEGTNGILTLWIGREGLAEYVSHGKAFLDFQIGEMVRALPFFAKVASRSLNRAPQIREWLASTAPTSRWERFVTKKSRELAQKSLWAAARHRQSLARKQLLTTHLVKAGMQLFAVESLLWYVAQQPIRTHPLADRLLQHFGSQIEDEFNPKPLLSFRQSLWQDDSHVFRLAQDILAGKAEWLEEGILPWHQDGHSRDDRLASTMEEQLADFPMKH
- a CDS encoding nucleotidyltransferase domain-containing protein gives rise to the protein MSEEANTEAVSRLRELAQRFRVRLILQFGSTVTGTTHDRSNLDLAVQFESSHASFQTVLEMQEALQARFPGSKIDLAILNRADPLFLKKIVESCRILFGMPQDLARLRLHAFKAHQDFRPYLELERRHVARRLSALVAEPSRS